The following coding sequences lie in one Apium graveolens cultivar Ventura chromosome 1, ASM990537v1, whole genome shotgun sequence genomic window:
- the LOC141670895 gene encoding protein DETOXIFICATION 44, chloroplastic-like isoform X1, protein MKHKLRLIPSAAIHLFNLPLSSTHTDSLALLALATMLTGDIPPNQTIYIKNLNEKVKKEGAGNLLNVLLDPVLIFLLGLGIGGAAISTVISEYVDDVVLDCLYPFVETINDKVSLISPKFEATKFFQYLKSDSTVVPQVLSLD, encoded by the exons ATGAAACATAAATTAAGGCTCATACCGTCTGCTGCGATTCACCTCTTTAATCTTCCTCTTTCAAGCACACACACTGATTCACTTGCTCTATTAGCATTAGCAACTATGCTTACTGGAGATATTCCTCCTAATCAAACTATCTACATCAAAAACCTTAACGAGAAAGTCAAAAAAGAAG GTGCTGGTAACTTACTAAATGTTTTGTTGGATCCAGTTTTGATTTTTTTGCTTGGTTTAGGAATTGGTGGGGCTGCAATATCTACCGTAATTTCTGAGTACGTTGATGATGTG GTACTTGATTGCCTTTATCCTTTTGTGGAAACTATAAATGACAAAGTATCACTTATTTCTCCAAAATTTGAAGCAACAAAGTTTTTTCAATATCTGAAATCTG ATTCTACTGTCGTTCCGCAAGTTCTCAGCCTGGATTAA
- the LOC141670895 gene encoding uncharacterized protein LOC141670895 isoform X2, with amino-acid sequence MYHGGFLIGRTLAVLVTMTVATFMAARDGPVPVAGYQICLEVWLALSLLNDALVIAGQDSPIRIPAKQFLTLRAFDSPPIVIVLAAIVIVSFWHIEELVMNLVVSMMLGLLDVFCGWNL; translated from the exons ATGTATCATG GTGGTTTTCTAATTGGAAGGACTCTAGCAGTGTTGGTAACCATGACAGTAGCGACATTTATGGCAGCAAGGGATGGCCCAGTACCTGTAGCTGGTTACCAGATCTGCTTGGAAGTTTGGTTGGCCCTATCTTTGCTTAATGATGCTTTAGTAATTGCAGGCCAA GATTCACCAATTCGTATACCAGCTAAACAGTTTCTTACATTAAGGGCATTTGATTCCCCACCAATTGTAATAGTTCTAGCTGCAATTGTAATAGTATCTTTTTGGCACATCGAAGAACTTGTAATGAATTTAGTAGTTAGTATGATGTTGGGGTTGTTGGATGTATTTTGTGGATGGAACTTGTAA